In a genomic window of Mycolicibacterium neoaurum VKM Ac-1815D:
- a CDS encoding acyl-CoA dehydrogenase family protein has protein sequence MSEFDALCANDGDLAELRSTVRQFLVADRDTFGWQPEIDSWLTSWDAAFSERLADAGFVGLTIPTEYGGHGLGFLHRYVVTEELLGAGAPVAAHWFADRQVAPSLLTYGTEEQRRRLLPGIAAGTLYSAIGMSEHGAGSDLAATATKATRVDGGWAINGTKVWTSGGHRAHFAIVLARTSALDPDHRHAGFSQFIVALDSPGVTISPIITLDGHHHFNEVTFDEVRVADADVLGEIGDGWHQVTAELGFERSGPERILSTATLVIDVIRSLGQQTVDDRTAAEVGDLLGRAMALRQLSVSVARALSAGEDAATRAALVKDLGTRFEQQSVELCAELIDYVSDDAAAERLRAVLATARQHSPMFTLRGGTNEVLRGVIARGLGVR, from the coding sequence GTGAGTGAATTCGATGCGCTGTGCGCCAACGACGGGGACCTGGCCGAGTTGAGGTCCACGGTCCGGCAGTTCCTGGTGGCCGACAGAGACACGTTCGGCTGGCAACCCGAGATCGACTCCTGGCTGACGAGTTGGGATGCCGCGTTCAGTGAGCGGCTGGCCGACGCGGGCTTCGTCGGGTTGACGATCCCGACCGAGTACGGCGGGCACGGTCTGGGCTTCCTGCACCGGTACGTGGTGACCGAGGAACTGCTCGGCGCCGGCGCCCCGGTGGCCGCGCACTGGTTCGCCGACCGGCAAGTGGCGCCGTCACTGCTGACCTACGGCACCGAGGAGCAGCGCCGTCGCCTGCTACCCGGAATCGCCGCGGGCACGTTGTACTCGGCGATCGGGATGAGTGAACACGGTGCGGGGTCCGATCTGGCCGCGACCGCCACCAAGGCGACCCGGGTCGATGGCGGGTGGGCCATCAACGGCACCAAGGTGTGGACCAGCGGCGGGCACCGCGCACATTTCGCGATCGTGCTGGCCCGCACCAGCGCGCTGGATCCCGACCACCGGCACGCCGGGTTCAGCCAGTTCATCGTCGCGCTGGACTCCCCCGGTGTGACCATCAGCCCGATCATCACCCTCGACGGGCACCATCACTTCAACGAGGTCACCTTCGACGAGGTGCGCGTCGCCGATGCCGACGTGCTCGGCGAGATCGGCGACGGATGGCACCAGGTGACCGCCGAACTGGGCTTCGAGCGCAGCGGACCGGAACGCATCCTGTCCACCGCGACGCTCGTCATCGACGTCATCCGGTCGCTCGGCCAACAGACCGTCGACGATCGCACCGCCGCCGAGGTCGGCGACCTGCTCGGCCGCGCGATGGCGCTGCGCCAATTGTCGGTCTCGGTGGCCCGAGCGCTGTCCGCCGGTGAGGATGCGGCAACGCGGGCGGCACTGGTCAAGGATCTGGGTACCCGTTTCGAGCAGCAGTCGGTGGAGCTGTGCGCCGAGTTGATCGACTACGTCAGCGACGACGCGGCGGCCGAGCGGCTACGCGCGGTGCTGGCCACGGCCCGGCAACATTCGCCCATGTTCACCCTGCGCGGCGGCACCAACGAGGTGCTGCGCGGAGTCATCGCCCGGGGACTGGGGGTTCGCTAG
- a CDS encoding dihydrofolate reductase family protein, whose protein sequence is MACVYFTASSLDGFVVDERDSLDWLVTRDFDAKGPFGYDTFAEGVGALAMGSSTYEWIVENHPGDWPYRQPSWVLTSREGVVAPGRPVRTFDGDVAQLYSVLTEAAADKDVWVMGGGRTAAQFVAAGLVDELVVTYAPCSLGTGAHLLPVRSEWELAEVDRNGEFVCARWLRRPDPSAVAG, encoded by the coding sequence ATGGCTTGCGTGTATTTCACGGCGTCCAGCCTCGACGGGTTCGTCGTCGACGAGCGCGACAGCCTCGACTGGCTGGTGACCCGCGATTTCGATGCAAAGGGCCCGTTCGGTTATGACACGTTCGCCGAGGGTGTCGGCGCGCTCGCGATGGGCTCGAGCACCTATGAATGGATCGTCGAGAATCACCCGGGCGACTGGCCGTATCGGCAGCCCAGTTGGGTGCTGACCAGCCGGGAAGGCGTCGTTGCGCCAGGACGCCCGGTGCGTACGTTCGACGGCGATGTGGCGCAGCTGTATTCGGTGCTGACCGAGGCGGCCGCCGACAAGGATGTCTGGGTGATGGGCGGCGGCAGGACCGCCGCGCAGTTCGTGGCGGCGGGGCTGGTCGACGAATTGGTGGTCACCTACGCGCCGTGCAGTCTCGGTACCGGTGCGCACCTGTTACCGGTGCGTTCGGAGTGGGAACTGGCCGAGGTCGACCGCAACGGTGAGTTCGTCTGCGCGCGCTGGCTCAGGCGGCCCGATCCGTCCGCGGTGGCCGGCTGA
- a CDS encoding WS/DGAT/MGAT family O-acyltransferase produces MKRLSGWDAFLLYSEAPNVHMHTLKVAVIDLHGLGDRTFGVEDFRNVLHGRLYKLEPFRYQLVDIPFKFHHPMWRENCDVDLEYHIRPWRVAAPGGRRELDEAIGEIASTPLDRSRPLWEMYFIEGLADDRIAVVGKIHHALADGVASANLLARGMDLQDGPQRDRDSYATDPAPSTGELVRSAFLDHMRHIARVPGLVKYTAEGIGRVRRSSRKLGPELTRPFTPPPSFMNHVLTPERRFATASLSLADVKSTGKHLGATINDMVLALASGALRKLQLQYDGKADHPLLASVPMSFDFSPDRISGNRFTGVLMALPVDLDNPLDRVRRASETASLAKESNQLIGPELVARWASYMPPAGVEALFRRLSNVDGQNKILNLNISNVPGPRQLGRVGGATVSEIYSVGPLTAASGLNITVWSYVDQLNISVLSDTATVRDPHEVTDAMVQELRDIRIAAGLSGEITVDS; encoded by the coding sequence GTGAAGAGGCTCAGCGGTTGGGATGCATTCCTGCTGTATTCGGAAGCGCCCAACGTGCACATGCACACCTTGAAAGTCGCCGTCATCGACCTGCACGGACTCGGCGACCGCACATTCGGTGTCGAAGATTTCCGGAATGTGTTGCACGGCAGGCTCTACAAGCTGGAACCGTTCCGATACCAGCTGGTGGACATCCCGTTCAAGTTCCACCACCCCATGTGGCGGGAGAACTGTGACGTCGACCTGGAGTACCACATCCGGCCGTGGCGGGTCGCCGCACCGGGCGGGCGCCGCGAACTCGACGAGGCCATCGGCGAGATCGCCAGCACCCCGCTCGACCGGTCCCGCCCGCTCTGGGAGATGTACTTCATCGAGGGTCTTGCCGACGACCGGATAGCGGTGGTCGGCAAGATCCATCATGCGCTGGCCGACGGTGTGGCATCGGCCAATCTGCTTGCCCGCGGAATGGATCTCCAGGACGGACCGCAGCGCGACCGCGACTCCTACGCCACCGATCCGGCGCCGTCGACGGGTGAACTCGTCAGATCGGCGTTCCTGGACCACATGCGCCATATCGCCCGGGTGCCGGGTCTGGTGAAGTACACGGCCGAGGGGATCGGTCGCGTTCGGCGCAGCAGCCGCAAACTCGGCCCGGAACTCACCCGCCCGTTCACCCCGCCGCCGAGCTTCATGAACCATGTGCTGACCCCCGAGCGCCGGTTCGCCACGGCCAGCCTGTCCCTTGCCGACGTCAAATCGACCGGAAAACATCTGGGCGCCACCATCAATGACATGGTCCTGGCGTTGGCATCGGGCGCATTGCGCAAACTGCAACTGCAGTACGACGGTAAGGCCGACCACCCCTTGCTCGCGTCGGTGCCGATGAGCTTCGACTTCTCCCCGGACCGCATCTCCGGTAACCGGTTCACCGGAGTGCTGATGGCGCTGCCCGTGGACCTCGATAACCCGCTGGACCGGGTGCGTCGCGCCAGCGAGACGGCCTCGCTGGCCAAGGAGAGCAATCAGCTGATCGGCCCGGAGTTGGTGGCCCGCTGGGCTTCCTATATGCCCCCGGCCGGGGTGGAGGCACTGTTTCGCCGGTTGTCCAACGTCGACGGCCAGAACAAAATCCTGAATCTGAACATCTCGAACGTCCCGGGCCCCCGCCAGCTCGGACGAGTCGGTGGCGCGACGGTCTCGGAGATCTATTCGGTGGGTCCGCTCACCGCGGCCAGCGGCCTGAACATCACGGTCTGGAGCTATGTCGACCAGCTGAACATCTCGGTGCTGTCCGATACCGCGACCGTTCGGGACCCACACGAGGTCACCGATGCGATGGTGCAGGAGCTGCGGGACATCCGGATCGCGGCCGGTCTCTCCGGAGAGATCACCGTCGACTCGTGA
- a CDS encoding acyl-CoA dehydrogenase family protein — MDELTQLVDDIGTKAAQARFGNRRLPETFDADLWRDMEETGLARLTTEQDAGPAEAAVVLAGLARHAAAVPVAETDLLAGWLAGQAGLDAPDGPLTIAIGTDGVARDVPWPEDAAILLAARTDDGLHIGWIDDPELTTGHNLGGEPRGTLRYAAPGQTRLDASALEELMRRGAWARCVQIVGALDAALGLTVAHTSDRVQFGRALSKFQAVQHSLASMAGEIEQARAATDLATAAVTEYGFADPRADYAVTVAKVAVGRATTPVTTIAHQLHGAIGVTIEHPLWSVTMRARSWADEFGSTASHARRLGRWALDAADPWDVFVSSPARD, encoded by the coding sequence GTGGATGAGCTCACGCAACTGGTCGACGATATCGGCACCAAGGCGGCACAGGCCCGGTTCGGCAACCGCCGGTTACCGGAGACCTTCGACGCCGATCTGTGGCGGGATATGGAAGAGACCGGGCTGGCCCGGCTGACCACCGAACAGGACGCCGGACCCGCCGAGGCCGCGGTGGTGCTGGCCGGACTGGCCCGCCATGCCGCGGCCGTGCCGGTCGCCGAGACCGATCTGCTGGCGGGTTGGCTGGCCGGGCAGGCGGGACTCGATGCGCCGGATGGGCCCCTGACGATCGCCATCGGCACCGACGGCGTCGCACGCGATGTGCCGTGGCCCGAGGATGCGGCGATCCTGCTCGCCGCACGCACCGACGACGGGCTGCACATCGGGTGGATCGACGATCCCGAACTCACCACCGGGCACAACCTGGGCGGTGAACCACGCGGCACGCTGCGCTACGCGGCCCCTGGGCAGACCCGCCTCGATGCCTCGGCGCTCGAAGAGTTGATGCGCCGCGGCGCGTGGGCCCGCTGTGTGCAGATCGTCGGGGCACTGGACGCGGCGTTGGGGCTGACGGTGGCACACACCTCCGACCGGGTGCAGTTCGGCCGGGCGTTGAGCAAGTTCCAAGCCGTCCAACATTCGCTGGCATCGATGGCCGGTGAAATCGAACAGGCCAGGGCGGCAACAGATCTGGCGACCGCCGCGGTCACCGAGTACGGTTTCGCCGATCCCCGCGCCGACTACGCGGTGACGGTGGCGAAGGTGGCCGTCGGCCGCGCCACCACACCGGTGACGACGATCGCACACCAGCTGCACGGCGCCATCGGGGTCACCATCGAGCATCCGCTGTGGTCGGTCACCATGCGGGCGCGTAGCTGGGCCGATGAGTTCGGCAGCACCGCGTCCCATGCACGCCGGCTGGGCCGCTGGGCGCTGGATGCCGCCGACCCATGGGATGTGTTCGTCAGTTCCCCAGCACGCGACTGA
- a CDS encoding alpha/beta hydrolase has protein sequence MTAQPAENGPGPSVMRRARWLMNANHADRMLALSVASASLPVVGKQLEPLGGLAAMGVWGFRQFPELLAASAKSWFSPGNAPVRRAEREQTVDVAKEGLRGVVNPADLAGQWPAPESVPPLWNTMTYRRDVFRTSVRYGDHPLQLLDVWRPAELPREPAPVLLFIPGGAWVHGSRVLQGYAMMSHLAQQGWVCLSIDYRVAPHHRWPRHLTDVKAAIAWARANVDKFGGDRNFVALAGCSAGGHLAALAGLTPNDPAMQSELDDEADTSVDAVVGIYGRYDWEDRSTEERDRFVDFLERVVVGRKISRHPDLFRAASPIARVHRDAPPFLVIHGSADTVIPVAQARSFVDRLKATSDAPVSYVEFPGAGHGFDMTDGARTGAMAKAIGLFLDQIHRNSTARQAKAVI, from the coding sequence ATGACGGCTCAACCGGCGGAAAATGGCCCCGGACCTTCTGTTATGCGCCGCGCCCGGTGGTTGATGAACGCCAACCACGCCGACCGCATGCTCGCGCTCTCGGTCGCATCGGCCTCCTTGCCCGTCGTCGGCAAGCAGCTCGAACCCCTCGGGGGCCTGGCGGCAATGGGTGTGTGGGGCTTTCGGCAGTTCCCCGAGCTGTTGGCGGCCTCGGCCAAGTCGTGGTTCAGTCCCGGCAATGCCCCCGTCCGCAGGGCCGAGCGCGAACAGACGGTCGACGTGGCCAAGGAGGGTCTCCGCGGTGTCGTCAACCCGGCGGACCTCGCGGGGCAGTGGCCCGCTCCGGAATCGGTGCCGCCGTTGTGGAACACCATGACCTATCGGCGCGACGTCTTCCGCACCTCGGTGCGCTACGGCGACCACCCGCTGCAGCTGCTCGACGTCTGGCGTCCCGCAGAACTCCCACGCGAGCCCGCCCCGGTGCTGCTGTTCATTCCCGGCGGCGCCTGGGTGCACGGCAGCCGAGTCCTGCAGGGCTACGCGATGATGTCCCATCTGGCCCAACAGGGCTGGGTATGCCTGTCCATCGACTACCGGGTGGCGCCGCATCACCGTTGGCCGCGCCACCTGACCGATGTCAAGGCTGCGATCGCGTGGGCGCGGGCCAATGTCGACAAGTTCGGTGGGGACCGCAATTTCGTCGCGCTGGCCGGTTGTTCGGCCGGCGGCCATCTGGCAGCACTGGCCGGGCTCACTCCCAACGACCCGGCCATGCAGTCCGAACTGGATGACGAGGCCGACACCTCGGTCGACGCCGTTGTCGGAATCTATGGGCGCTACGACTGGGAGGACCGTTCCACCGAGGAGCGTGACCGCTTCGTGGACTTCCTCGAGCGCGTCGTCGTCGGTCGGAAGATCTCGCGTCACCCGGACCTCTTCCGTGCTGCCTCGCCGATCGCCCGGGTACACCGCGATGCGCCGCCGTTCTTGGTGATCCACGGTTCCGCGGACACGGTGATCCCGGTGGCGCAGGCGCGAAGTTTCGTCGACCGGTTGAAGGCGACCTCCGATGCGCCGGTCAGTTACGTCGAGTTTCCCGGAGCCGGACACGGTTTCGACATGACCGACGGGGCCCGCACCGGCGCGATGGCCAAGGCCATCGGACTGTTCCTCGATCAGATCCACCGAAACTCGACGGCACGCCAGGCCAAGGCGGTTATATAG
- a CDS encoding alpha/beta hydrolase — MTVRKPRPALGALAELVNAANAVRPLGRKGYSTLPTFAFGWPTSENAPLFLTGSLLDVLRRTLLGHYRTRNGRVSLALKALTWGLLVMVQRREDTSKKYFEDPLRAALGPDYPEAEEPERKPRGVFGTGWTRRRYVHETARYGPHGPNLADVWMRPDLPRDGKAPVLLQVPGGAWMIGMRRPQAYPMLSRLAEHGWICVSIGYRISPKHTWPDHIVDVKRAIAWVRENIAEYGGDPESVYITGGSAGGHLTALAALTPNDPKWQPGFEHVDTSVAAAVPIYGRYDWFTDTGSGRAEFVAILQKFIVKLPFATNRQVYLDASPISLVHADAPPFFVLHGADDSVIPVQEGRDFVAALRAVSKAPVIYAEIPHAQHAFDFFGSAHGHNTAAAVERFLNWLRG; from the coding sequence ATGACCGTGCGTAAACCCCGTCCTGCGCTGGGCGCGCTGGCCGAGTTGGTCAATGCCGCCAATGCTGTACGCCCACTCGGGCGTAAGGGCTACAGCACCTTGCCGACATTCGCCTTCGGCTGGCCGACGTCGGAGAACGCGCCGCTGTTCCTGACCGGCTCGCTGCTCGATGTGCTGCGCCGAACATTGCTCGGCCACTATCGAACCCGCAACGGTCGTGTCTCGCTGGCGCTCAAGGCACTCACCTGGGGCCTGCTCGTCATGGTGCAACGCCGCGAGGACACATCCAAGAAGTACTTTGAAGACCCGCTTCGCGCGGCGCTGGGTCCGGACTATCCGGAGGCCGAGGAACCCGAACGCAAACCCCGCGGGGTCTTCGGCACCGGATGGACGCGCCGCCGCTACGTGCACGAGACGGCGCGGTACGGCCCCCACGGTCCCAACCTCGCCGATGTCTGGATGCGTCCTGACCTGCCACGCGACGGCAAAGCGCCTGTGCTGCTGCAGGTTCCGGGTGGGGCATGGATGATCGGGATGCGCAGGCCGCAGGCCTACCCGATGCTCAGCAGGCTCGCCGAACACGGCTGGATCTGTGTGTCCATCGGCTACCGGATCAGCCCTAAGCACACCTGGCCGGATCACATCGTCGACGTCAAGCGTGCCATCGCCTGGGTCAGGGAGAACATCGCCGAGTACGGCGGTGATCCCGAATCGGTGTACATCACCGGCGGCTCGGCCGGCGGACACCTGACCGCGCTGGCGGCGCTGACACCCAACGATCCGAAATGGCAGCCCGGGTTCGAGCATGTCGACACGTCGGTGGCGGCCGCGGTTCCGATCTACGGACGTTACGACTGGTTCACCGACACGGGTTCCGGCCGAGCCGAATTCGTGGCGATCCTGCAGAAGTTCATCGTCAAACTACCGTTCGCCACGAACCGGCAGGTGTACCTCGACGCCTCCCCGATCAGTCTGGTGCACGCGGACGCGCCGCCGTTCTTCGTGCTGCACGGGGCAGACGATTCGGTCATCCCGGTGCAGGAGGGCCGCGATTTCGTCGCCGCGCTGCGGGCAGTGTCGAAGGCCCCGGTCATCTACGCCGAGATCCCGCACGCCCAGCACGCTTTCGACTTCTTCGGGTCGGCACACGGGCACAACACCGCCGCAGCGGTGGAGCGCTTCCTGAACTGGTTGCGCGGCTGA
- a CDS encoding arylamine N-acetyltransferase family protein, translated as MTVDVAAYFARVGYSGDGAPTLDTLQVLHAAHNRSIPFENLDPVLGTPVVDLGADALFAKLVDRRRGGYCYEQNGLFGYVLEALGFGVARLTGRVVWMQEPGAALPAETHNVLAVSVPGRDGRYLCDVGFGGQTLSSPIRLEAGPVQQTRHEPYRLVATSPDALRLEALVREKWQALYVFTTEPRPRIDLEVGSWYVSTYPKSVFVAGLSAALVTDDARWNLRGRQLAVHGKGGTERIDLAGADEVVDQLVHRFGLDLTGLGDVAAGISRVLGN; from the coding sequence ATGACCGTCGATGTGGCCGCCTACTTCGCCCGGGTCGGGTACTCCGGCGATGGCGCGCCCACCCTGGATACGCTGCAGGTTCTGCACGCCGCACACAACCGGAGCATCCCGTTCGAGAACCTCGATCCGGTGCTGGGCACACCCGTGGTGGACCTCGGTGCCGACGCGTTGTTCGCCAAACTGGTCGACCGCCGCCGCGGCGGATACTGCTACGAGCAGAACGGACTGTTCGGCTACGTCCTCGAGGCGCTCGGGTTCGGGGTGGCGCGGCTGACCGGCCGCGTGGTGTGGATGCAGGAACCGGGCGCTGCGCTGCCTGCCGAAACGCACAACGTGCTCGCCGTGAGCGTCCCCGGGCGTGACGGTCGCTACCTGTGTGACGTGGGGTTCGGCGGCCAGACGCTGTCGTCACCGATCCGGTTGGAGGCCGGACCCGTGCAACAGACCCGGCATGAGCCCTACCGCCTGGTCGCCACCAGTCCTGATGCCTTGCGGCTGGAGGCCTTGGTGCGCGAGAAGTGGCAGGCCCTGTACGTCTTCACCACCGAGCCGCGACCGCGCATCGATCTGGAGGTCGGCAGCTGGTACGTCTCGACCTACCCGAAGTCGGTGTTCGTCGCCGGGTTGTCGGCAGCTCTGGTGACCGACGACGCGCGCTGGAACCTACGCGGCAGACAGCTCGCCGTGCACGGCAAGGGCGGCACCGAACGCATCGACCTCGCCGGGGCCGACGAGGTCGTCGATCAGCTGGTGCACCGGTTCGGGCTGGATCTCACCGGCCTCGGCGATGTGGCGGCCGGCATCAGTCGCGTGCTGGGGAACTGA
- a CDS encoding helix-turn-helix domain-containing protein translates to MNAPRRDRLRELLDAVIDAQNTDVAGMARSSFASEFHFSREVSRFTGEPPAALRRRVMLERAAWRLQRGAGVAAVAVAEGWSSPEVFSRAFRRAFGVPPSQADAVGFRLPAPNGVHFHPPESLWLDSPGDSVAPDISLLMIAHDIADTSELIGIAAGLAEEQWRQQISPGQVVLDWDGPEPSVGAVLDALVWSKEVWLASIEGRDLPTRAGQRSARALAADHDDIAARWTAMVREYGEQGRLGDTVIDALCDPPESFQLYGIIAHVLTYSAHRRELVRTMLSRLGVQVHRGDPLEWMRGN, encoded by the coding sequence GTGAATGCCCCTCGGCGTGACCGGTTGCGCGAGCTGCTCGACGCGGTCATCGATGCGCAGAACACCGATGTTGCCGGCATGGCGCGCAGCAGTTTCGCCTCGGAGTTCCATTTCTCCCGCGAGGTCAGCCGGTTCACCGGTGAGCCACCTGCGGCGTTGCGCCGCCGGGTGATGCTCGAACGTGCGGCCTGGCGGTTACAGCGCGGCGCCGGTGTGGCGGCGGTCGCGGTGGCGGAGGGCTGGTCCTCACCGGAAGTGTTCTCCCGGGCCTTCCGGCGTGCGTTCGGGGTGCCGCCCTCGCAGGCCGACGCCGTCGGGTTCCGGTTGCCGGCACCCAACGGGGTGCACTTCCACCCGCCGGAGTCGCTGTGGCTGGACTCGCCCGGCGATTCCGTCGCGCCCGATATCTCGTTGCTGATGATCGCCCACGATATCGCCGATACGAGCGAACTCATCGGTATCGCCGCCGGTCTCGCCGAAGAGCAATGGAGACAGCAGATTTCCCCCGGACAGGTGGTGCTGGACTGGGACGGGCCGGAACCGAGCGTGGGTGCGGTGCTCGATGCGCTGGTGTGGAGCAAGGAGGTCTGGCTGGCCAGCATCGAGGGACGCGATCTGCCTACCCGCGCGGGGCAGCGCAGCGCACGTGCGCTGGCCGCCGATCACGACGATATCGCCGCCCGCTGGACGGCGATGGTGCGCGAGTATGGGGAGCAAGGCAGGTTGGGCGACACCGTCATCGACGCGTTGTGTGATCCGCCCGAGTCGTTCCAGCTGTACGGCATCATCGCCCACGTCCTGACCTACTCCGCGCATCGCCGGGAACTGGTGCGCACCATGCTTTCCCGCCTCGGTGTCCAGGTGCATCGCGGTGACCCACTGGAATGGATGAGAGGTAACTGA
- the fadD12 gene encoding acyl-CoA ligase FadD12, with the protein MGLQDIPGRLARPVVDRVTATVGLVDTMVRAGVIAPLRPDKYLRIAAAMARENMGITSGFASAAQRCGDRVGLIDELGALTWREIDQRSDALAAGLQDLPSGEPQVIGIMARNHRGFVESLIAANRLGADVLLLNTAFAGPALAEVWQRETADRPSAVIYDEEFSSTVERALEDSPQTTRVVAWADSATALFTVEKLITEYAGREPQRAKEKSKVILLTSGTTGTPKGARHSGGGPEVLKAILDRTPWRAEEPVVVVAPMFHAWGFSQLAFAASMACTIITRRKFDPEATLALVDTHRATGLCVVPVMFDRIVELPDEVRNRYSGRTLRFAAASGSRMRPDVVIKFMDQFGDVIYNNYNATEAGMIATATPADLRAAPDTAGKPAEGTEIRILDPDLNPLPAGEVGTIYVRNSTQFDGYTNGKNKDFHDGFMNSGDVGYLDAAGRLFVVGRDDEMIVSGGENVYPIEVEKTLVTHDDVAEAAVLGVDDEQFGQRLSAFVVLQGAVTVDALKAHVRENLANYKVPRDITILDELPRNSTGKIDRRALQDRLGG; encoded by the coding sequence ATGGGCCTGCAGGATATCCCCGGACGCCTCGCCCGCCCCGTCGTCGACCGGGTCACCGCGACGGTCGGTCTGGTCGACACCATGGTCCGGGCCGGTGTCATCGCTCCCCTGCGCCCCGACAAGTACCTGCGTATCGCGGCGGCCATGGCACGCGAGAACATGGGAATCACATCGGGTTTCGCGAGCGCGGCGCAACGCTGCGGCGACCGGGTCGGGTTGATCGACGAACTCGGCGCGCTGACCTGGCGGGAGATCGACCAGCGTTCCGATGCGCTCGCGGCGGGGCTGCAGGACCTGCCGTCGGGTGAGCCGCAGGTGATCGGCATCATGGCGCGCAATCACCGGGGCTTCGTCGAATCCTTGATCGCGGCCAACCGGCTCGGCGCCGACGTGCTGTTGCTCAACACCGCATTCGCCGGCCCCGCTCTGGCCGAGGTCTGGCAACGCGAGACCGCGGACCGGCCCAGTGCGGTCATCTACGACGAGGAGTTCAGTTCGACGGTCGAACGGGCGCTGGAAGATTCCCCGCAGACCACGCGTGTGGTCGCCTGGGCCGACAGTGCGACGGCGTTGTTCACCGTCGAGAAGTTGATCACCGAGTACGCCGGTCGGGAGCCGCAGCGCGCCAAGGAGAAGTCCAAGGTCATCCTGTTGACCTCGGGAACCACCGGAACCCCCAAGGGGGCAAGGCATTCCGGCGGTGGTCCGGAGGTGCTCAAGGCGATCCTCGACCGCACGCCGTGGCGGGCCGAGGAGCCCGTGGTCGTGGTCGCTCCGATGTTCCACGCCTGGGGTTTCTCCCAGCTGGCCTTCGCCGCATCGATGGCGTGCACGATCATCACCAGGCGAAAGTTCGATCCGGAGGCGACCCTGGCGCTCGTCGACACCCACCGCGCCACCGGCCTGTGCGTGGTACCCGTGATGTTCGACCGGATCGTGGAACTGCCCGACGAGGTCCGCAATCGCTACAGCGGACGCACCCTGCGGTTCGCGGCCGCGTCCGGATCCCGGATGCGGCCCGATGTGGTCATCAAATTCATGGACCAGTTCGGTGACGTGATCTACAACAACTACAACGCCACCGAGGCAGGCATGATCGCCACGGCGACCCCGGCCGATCTGCGCGCGGCACCGGACACCGCCGGAAAACCGGCCGAGGGCACCGAGATTCGCATTCTGGATCCCGATCTGAACCCGCTGCCGGCCGGCGAAGTGGGAACCATCTACGTCCGAAACTCCACTCAGTTCGACGGCTACACCAACGGTAAGAACAAAGACTTCCACGATGGTTTCATGAATTCCGGGGACGTCGGTTATCTGGATGCGGCCGGCCGGCTGTTCGTCGTCGGCCGAGATGACGAGATGATCGTTTCCGGCGGTGAGAATGTCTATCCCATCGAGGTGGAGAAGACGCTGGTCACCCACGACGATGTCGCCGAGGCCGCTGTGTTGGGGGTCGACGACGAACAGTTCGGTCAGCGCCTGTCGGCATTCGTGGTGCTGCAGGGCGCGGTCACCGTCGACGCGCTCAAGGCGCACGTGCGGGAGAACCTGGCCAATTACAAGGTCCCTCGCGACATCACGATCCTCGATGAGCTGCCGCGCAACAGCACCGGAAAGATCGACCGTCGTGCTTTGCAAGACCGCCTCGGTGGGTAG
- a CDS encoding 1-acyl-sn-glycerol-3-phosphate acyltransferase, whose amino-acid sequence MGSTDIEPTEITKFDPGLTERVMGLLRPFLKAYHRSEVRGLENFPEGGALVVCNHSGGLFPMDVPIFAADFYDRHGYGRPVYTLSHAMLMIGPTGDFFKKTGFILASHENADEALRSGGVVVVFPGGDFDVYRPTLEANKIDFDGRQGYVRAAINAGVPIVPMVGIGGQETQLYLSRGTWLAKRLGPIARLARTKIVPVSFGFPFGLSAVVPLNVPLPAKITMQVLPPVHIEEQFGENPDIDEVDAHVRRVMQGALDELAAERRLPVIG is encoded by the coding sequence ATGGGCTCGACCGATATCGAACCGACCGAGATCACCAAGTTCGACCCCGGACTCACCGAGCGGGTGATGGGGCTGTTGCGGCCGTTCCTGAAGGCCTATCACCGCTCCGAGGTCCGCGGACTGGAGAACTTCCCCGAGGGGGGTGCGCTGGTGGTGTGCAACCACTCCGGCGGGCTGTTCCCGATGGACGTACCGATCTTCGCCGCCGACTTCTACGACCGTCACGGGTACGGCAGGCCGGTCTACACGCTGAGCCACGCCATGCTGATGATCGGGCCGACCGGCGACTTCTTCAAGAAGACCGGTTTCATATTGGCCAGCCACGAGAATGCCGACGAGGCGCTGCGCTCGGGCGGTGTGGTGGTGGTCTTCCCCGGCGGTGACTTCGATGTCTACCGCCCCACCCTGGAGGCCAACAAGATCGACTTCGACGGCCGCCAGGGGTACGTCCGCGCCGCCATCAACGCCGGGGTGCCGATCGTGCCGATGGTCGGCATCGGTGGACAAGAGACCCAGCTCTACCTCTCGCGGGGCACCTGGCTGGCCAAGCGGCTCGGACCGATCGCCCGACTGGCGCGTACCAAGATCGTCCCGGTGTCCTTCGGGTTCCCGTTCGGCCTGTCCGCGGTGGTTCCGTTGAACGTCCCGTTGCCCGCCAAGATCACGATGCAGGTGTTGCCGCCGGTCCACATCGAGGAACAGTTCGGGGAGAACCCCGATATCGACGAGGTCGACGCCCACGTGCGCCGTGTCATGCAGGGCGCTCTGGACGAGTTGGCCGCCGAGCGACGGCTTCCGGTGATCGGCTGA